One Methanosphaera sp. WGK6 genomic window, AAAAAATATAGTGGTGTTGTGATGTTTTTTCTTGAAAAATATTTATATCTTAGATTAAACATATATATACTTATAAAATTAGTCATATGTATATATGTAACATAATGTAAAGGTAAATGAATATGGAATTTAACAAATGTACTTGTGTAAAAGTTAACAAAGAAAAAATGGATATGGTGAAAGCAAAAGGATTAAACTTACAAGATTTATTAGATAAGGCAATGGATGAAGAATTAAATTTAAACAATATTTCTAATAAAAAACAAAGAATAACTGAAATAGATGAAGAAATAGCAAAAATAACTAAAAAAAGAGATAAAGCATTAGCAGATTGTCAGAAAAAAATAGATATATTGATGAAAAATTTAATAGAATCAAAAAATCATGAAGAAGAAACATATAATAAGGAAATTAAACTTTTAGAACTTGAAAAAAAGTTACTAGAAACACAACTAGAATAATAGGTGATTAATTGTCTAAAAATATAGTAATACTAATGGGAAGTCCAAGAGAAAATGGAAATACAAACATACTTTGTGATGAATTCATAAAAGGTGCACAAACAAAAGATGTAAATATAAATAAAATAATAATTCAAAACCTAAACATTAACTACTGTATAGGGTGTAGTGAATGTTACAAACAAAATGAAAGATACTGTCTAGCATTTGATGATGATATGAAATACATATTAGATGAACTAGATAAAGCAGATATAATAGTATTTGCATCACCCGTATACTTCTACACAATAACAGGTCAAATGAAAACAGTAATTGATAGAATGACTCCAAGATATCAA contains:
- a CDS encoding flavodoxin family protein, which gives rise to MSKNIVILMGSPRENGNTNILCDEFIKGAQTKDVNINKIIIQNLNINYCIGCSECYKQNERYCLAFDDDMKYILDELDKADIIVFASPVYFYTITGQMKTVIDRMTPRYQQLENKECYYIIPGITADKTNLERAVEDFRGFLDCMPNPVEKGMVLATGVWEEGDVNGTKFMKEAYALGENI